The genomic segment caggaggtaTAAGTGTACAATAGTTAAACATacaatacacttttaaaatatatatatgtttttattgattttttttagagagagaggaagggaaagggagagaagatagaaacatcgataatagagaaacattgatgggctgcctcctgcatacctcctactggggattgagcccccaacagggcatatgccctggtggGAAATCAAAcaagcaacctcttggtgcattgaaagatgctcaatccactgagccacgctggccaagccacattttaaaatatatatactttaatttttttttttttattatatttatttatttatttattttctgtgaatCCATTTACTGCTTTAAAGTTGTCAACTGTTCAGCAGGTACAAGAAAGTGTTTttaatcaagaagaaaaatatttacattgcTAATACAAAGAACATTTGGAATTACTCCTGGCTGGCCTCAGGCCTGCCGCCCGCACACCCAGGACCCTGTGTCCGCGCACCATGTGCATCCTGTGTACTCACTGAGCAGTTAGCTGCACCTGCATTTTCTGCCGCTTTTACTTTGATGTGGGGTTTCTTTAAAAGCGCTCTGAGTTTGTCCAGCGAAAAACCTCACGTTTTTTGGAAAACCAATGCAGCCACACTGTTTCCAGACCGGCCTCCAAAGCTGAACGTGGGTGTTGGCCACACTTCGAAAAGTTCAAATCCTTCATGGAACTGGAACTCGTTCAGCAGCTCTTCCTTGGTCCAATTACAGGAGGTTATTAGAAAAAAGCCTTTCACTTTCAACACCCTGGAGAGAGAGTTCACATATTGCTTCCTCTTCTCAACTGCACTGTCAGGATTCAGGCTGATAGCATCAAAAGTCCCTTTGTCAATACAGACGTGAAAGTCAGACAGCTCTGTGGGAAGATTCAGGAAGTCTTCTACCTTCAACGTAATGTTAGATAACccttctttctctataatacttCCTGAAAGCTGTATTGCAGAAGGCGAGTAATCAATGCCAGTAATATTAGAGAAACCGAGCTTTGCAAGTTCAACCAGGAGAGCACCATTTCCGGTTCCAATATCAAGCACCGAAGCATCCAGTGGAATCTTGTGTTTCTGCATCCACCTTACGAGTCGATTCATACTCTCCTCCCCAAACCAGATTTCTTCTGTGTCTCCATATTCTTGGAAAGTGTGCAGTTCTCGCTCATACACAGCATCCCAATGCTCTCGGGTCAACCCGGAGGAGCCGCCCGCTCCGGGACTGCCCTCCCGGGATGGCGccctactttaatttttaaagcaattttaggttcacagcagtATTGAGCAGAGGTAGATAGATTTCCCATATAACCTGTGTCCCTACGCATGCACTGCCTTGCCTGTTACCAACATCCCCCCTCAGAATGATGTCTGTTAAAACTGGTGAATCTATATTGgaacatcattatcacccaaagtccctacttacattagggttcactcttggtgttgaacattctatggatttggacaaatgtataatgacgtATATATACTATTATAATACATACAGTAgtctcactgccctaaaaatccctgtgttctgcctattcatcccttcccactcccaccccaaacccttggcaaccactgatcgctttactgtctccatagttttgccttttccagaatatcatattTGGAATCATACAGTCTGTAGCCTTTCCAGGTTGGCTTCTtgcacttagtaatatgcatttaagtttcctccacgTCTTTTCATGGCTTAACAGCTCATACAGTATCCTTCTAAGCCAAGTATTCATGCCGCAGGAAGGGCAGGTATACATTTATTCATGTATAAATCTAAGAATACAAGCCGGGCAGGTAACTGAAAAGCAAAATTTCCTCAATGGGTAACATTCATGTCTCCTCTCACTAACTCTTCCAGCTGAGGAATTCCTTTACATAAAAATGGGTTtgggcctgaccagtgtggctcagtggttgagcatcgacctatgaaccaggaggtcgcggttcaatttccggtcagggcacatgcccaggttactg from the Eptesicus fuscus isolate TK198812 chromosome 10, DD_ASM_mEF_20220401, whole genome shotgun sequence genome contains:
- the LOC103296668 gene encoding EEF1A lysine methyltransferase 2-like, coding for MGRWSRPNEVGCMKEPQHPQAPSREGSPGAGGSSGLTREHWDAVYERELHTFQEYGDTEEIWFGEESMNRLVRWMQKHKIPLDASVLDIGTGNGALLVELAKLGFSNITGIDYSPSAIQLSGSIIEKEGLSNITLKVEDFLNLPTELSDFHVCIDKGTFDAISLNPDSAVEKRKQYVNSLSRVLKVKGFFLITSCNWTKEELLNEFQFHEGFELFEVWPTPTFSFGGRSGNSVAALVFQKT